Proteins encoded within one genomic window of Ottowia sp. SB7-C50:
- a CDS encoding penicillin-binding protein 1A, producing MSSETSPDNVQPRSGSSSRWLVWLAKGMAWLGGSLLAVAICAVMAGLMALAIAYPNLPDVSALSNYRPKLPLRIYTAEGALISEFGEERRNLTPIAEIPAVMKNAVLAIEDARFYEHSGVDYVGVARAALANLGRDKAQGASTITMQVARNVYLSTEKTYTRKIYEVLLTFKLEHTLTKDQILEIYMNQIFLGNRAYGFAAAAETYFGKPLKDITTAEAAMLAGIPKFPSSANPIANFTRARERQLYILDRMQEHGFITAAEAAAAKQQELRIRPANEATRVHAEYVAEMVRQMVFAQYGDETYSRGLNVYTSINTADQNAAYAALRRGILEYDRRQAYRGPEKFIDLPKAKADVEEAVDDALTSHPDAGELLAAVVTKMSARSVTVMRRGGEVIEVSGDGLRPVSSGLSPKAGPNIRIRPGAVVRVDKNSRGAWELTQLPEVEGALVALDPRNGAVKALIGGFDYDKNKFNHVTQAWRQPGSSFKPFVYSASLEKGFSPTTMINDTPLFFDASVTGGQPWEPKNYEGGFEGPMTMKRGLARSRNMISIRILQTITPQYAQEWVTRFGFDADKHPPYLTMALGAGSVTPMQLATGFAVFANGGYRVNPFLITRITDHTGKVLVESQPAGPTEANRAIDARNAFIMTTMLEDVARTGTAAKAQALLKRSDVGGKTGTTNDSMDAWFAGYQPTLVATVWMGYDTPRNLGSKETGGGLSLPIWINFMQTALKGVPVAEPKPPEGVVKIGSDWYYEEYARGGGISNLGGAGLAPRRSTEPSEPTNTDPSPAAPSEERNRILDMFKN from the coding sequence ATGTCCAGTGAAACTTCGCCCGATAACGTGCAACCGCGTTCGGGCTCCTCTTCCCGTTGGCTGGTCTGGCTGGCCAAGGGCATGGCGTGGCTGGGCGGCTCGCTGCTGGCCGTGGCGATCTGCGCCGTGATGGCCGGGCTGATGGCGCTGGCGATCGCCTACCCCAACCTGCCTGACGTGTCGGCGCTGTCCAACTACCGGCCGAAGCTGCCGTTGCGCATCTACACCGCCGAGGGCGCGCTGATCAGCGAATTCGGGGAAGAGCGCCGCAACCTCACGCCCATTGCCGAAATTCCGGCCGTCATGAAGAACGCCGTGCTCGCCATCGAGGACGCGCGCTTCTACGAACACAGTGGTGTCGACTATGTTGGCGTGGCCCGCGCCGCGCTGGCCAACCTGGGCCGCGACAAGGCGCAGGGCGCCTCGACCATCACCATGCAGGTGGCGCGCAACGTCTACCTGTCGACCGAGAAGACCTACACCCGTAAGATCTACGAAGTCCTGCTGACCTTCAAGCTCGAGCACACGCTGACCAAGGACCAGATCCTCGAGATCTACATGAACCAGATCTTCCTGGGCAACCGGGCCTACGGCTTTGCCGCGGCGGCCGAAACCTATTTCGGCAAGCCCTTGAAGGACATCACGACGGCCGAAGCCGCCATGCTGGCGGGCATCCCCAAGTTCCCGTCCAGCGCCAACCCGATCGCCAACTTCACGCGCGCACGCGAGCGTCAGCTCTACATCCTGGACCGCATGCAGGAACACGGTTTCATCACCGCCGCCGAAGCCGCCGCCGCCAAGCAGCAGGAGCTTCGCATCCGCCCGGCCAACGAAGCCACGCGCGTGCACGCCGAATACGTGGCCGAAATGGTGCGCCAGATGGTGTTCGCGCAGTACGGCGATGAGACGTACAGCCGCGGCCTGAACGTCTACACGTCGATCAACACCGCCGACCAGAACGCCGCCTACGCCGCCCTGCGCCGTGGCATTCTTGAATACGATCGCCGCCAGGCCTATCGCGGGCCCGAAAAATTCATCGACCTGCCCAAGGCCAAGGCCGACGTCGAAGAGGCCGTTGACGACGCGCTGACCAGCCACCCCGATGCGGGCGAACTGCTGGCGGCCGTCGTGACCAAGATGAGCGCCCGCAGCGTGACGGTGATGCGTCGCGGCGGCGAGGTCATCGAAGTCAGCGGCGACGGCCTGCGCCCCGTATCGTCCGGGCTGTCGCCCAAGGCCGGGCCCAACATCCGCATTCGCCCCGGCGCCGTCGTCCGCGTCGACAAGAACAGCCGCGGCGCGTGGGAGCTGACCCAGTTGCCCGAAGTCGAGGGCGCCCTGGTGGCGCTGGACCCGCGCAACGGCGCCGTGAAGGCGCTGATCGGCGGCTTTGACTACGACAAGAACAAGTTCAACCACGTCACGCAGGCGTGGCGGCAGCCGGGCTCCAGCTTCAAGCCGTTCGTCTATTCGGCGTCGCTCGAAAAGGGCTTTTCGCCCACCACCATGATCAACGACACGCCGCTGTTCTTCGACGCGAGCGTCACGGGCGGCCAACCCTGGGAACCCAAGAACTACGAAGGCGGCTTCGAAGGCCCGATGACCATGAAGCGGGGCCTGGCCCGCTCGCGCAACATGATCTCCATCCGCATCCTGCAGACGATCACGCCGCAGTACGCGCAGGAATGGGTCACCCGCTTCGGCTTCGACGCCGACAAGCATCCGCCCTACCTGACGATGGCGCTCGGCGCGGGCTCGGTCACGCCGATGCAACTGGCCACGGGCTTTGCGGTGTTTGCCAACGGCGGCTACCGCGTCAACCCGTTCCTCATCACGCGCATCACCGACCACACCGGCAAGGTGCTGGTCGAAAGCCAGCCCGCTGGCCCCACCGAAGCCAACCGCGCCATCGACGCGCGCAACGCCTTCATCATGACGACCATGCTGGAAGACGTGGCGCGCACCGGCACCGCCGCCAAGGCGCAGGCCCTGCTCAAGCGCTCCGACGTGGGCGGCAAGACCGGCACCACCAACGATTCAATGGACGCCTGGTTCGCCGGCTACCAGCCCACGCTGGTGGCCACGGTGTGGATGGGCTACGACACGCCGCGCAACCTGGGCAGCAAGGAAACCGGCGGCGGCCTCAGCCTGCCGATCTGGATCAACTTCATGCAGACCGCGCTCAAGGGCGTGCCGGTGGCCGAGCCGAAGCCGCCCGAAGGCGTCGTCAAGATCGGCAGCGACTGGTACTACGAGGAATACGCACGCGGCGGCGGCATCAGCAACCTGGGTGGCGCGGGACTGGCGCCACGCAGGTCCACCGAGCCCAGCGAACCCACGAACACCGACCCGTCGCCCGCCGCGCCGTCCGAGGAGCGCAACCGCATCCTCGACATGTTCAAGAACTGA
- the cyaY gene encoding iron donor protein CyaY, translated as MTDLEYLDRAEALLRVVEAQCDHLNDSTDADIDNQRVGGMITLVFPDASQIVVNLQKPLQEVWLAARSGGYHFRFSEGAWRDTKSSEEFFARLSQSASEHAGMPLVFRPA; from the coding sequence ATGACCGACCTGGAGTATCTGGATCGCGCCGAGGCGCTGCTGCGTGTGGTGGAAGCGCAGTGTGACCACCTCAATGACTCCACCGACGCCGACATCGACAACCAGCGCGTGGGCGGCATGATCACGCTGGTGTTTCCGGATGCAAGCCAGATCGTCGTCAACCTGCAGAAGCCGCTGCAGGAAGTGTGGCTGGCGGCACGCTCGGGCGGCTATCACTTCCGCTTCAGCGAGGGTGCCTGGCGCGACACCAAGTCCAGCGAAGAATTTTTTGCGCGCCTGTCGCAGAGCGCGAGCGAACACGCGGGCATGCCGCTGGTATTTCGCCCGGCCTGA
- the lptM gene encoding LPS translocon maturation chaperone LptM, translated as MSFALSHRSILVTGAALMLCAGLSACGQKGPLYLPQTPAAAGRATLPQTVFGGGAKASAPAAVASAPLPAAPPSVLPNVPDIQ; from the coding sequence ATGTCGTTCGCGCTGTCGCATCGATCCATTCTAGTCACCGGTGCCGCGCTCATGCTGTGCGCGGGGCTCTCGGCCTGCGGTCAGAAAGGGCCGCTGTACCTGCCGCAGACGCCCGCGGCCGCCGGGCGCGCCACGCTGCCGCAAACCGTCTTCGGCGGCGGCGCCAAGGCCAGTGCGCCAGCGGCCGTTGCATCGGCCCCTCTGCCTGCCGCGCCGCCTTCGGTGCTGCCCAACGTTCCGGACATCCAATGA
- the lysA gene encoding diaminopimelate decarboxylase — protein MSSSASSAASALPGAPFVAYGAGQLQVEQVTLSELAQQHGTPLFVYSQASILAALAAYQRGLAGRNALICYAMKANSSLAILRLLADAGCGFDIVSVGELERALAAGATPSKIIFSGIGKTRAEMRRALEVGIGCFNVESMAELDVLNEVAQASGRVAPISIRVNPNVDAKTHPYISTGLRGNKFGIGHEQALQAYRHAASLPGLRVQGIDCHIGSQITDSAPYLEAMDRILDLVTQIEAAGIRIHHIDFGGGLGIDYNGDTPPRADDLWHELLARVDARGFADRQIVIEPGRSLVGNAGVCVTEVLYLKPGEQKNFCIVDAAMNDLPRPALYEAFHRIVPLVEATGAATVYDVVGPVCESGDWLGRDRALNVQAGDRLAVLSAGAYCMSMASNYNTRPRAAEVLVDGAQSRVIRQRETVQDLWRTETP, from the coding sequence ATGAGTTCTTCTGCTTCCAGCGCAGCGTCGGCCCTGCCCGGCGCGCCGTTTGTCGCCTATGGCGCGGGTCAACTGCAGGTGGAACAGGTCACGCTCTCCGAGCTGGCCCAGCAGCACGGCACGCCGCTGTTCGTGTATTCGCAGGCCTCGATCCTGGCGGCGCTGGCGGCCTACCAGCGCGGGCTGGCCGGGCGCAACGCGCTCATCTGCTACGCCATGAAGGCCAATTCGTCACTCGCCATCCTGCGCCTGCTGGCCGACGCGGGCTGCGGGTTCGACATCGTGTCGGTGGGCGAACTGGAGCGCGCGCTGGCGGCGGGCGCCACGCCCTCGAAGATCATCTTCTCGGGCATCGGCAAGACGCGCGCCGAAATGCGCCGCGCGCTCGAAGTGGGCATCGGCTGCTTCAATGTCGAGAGCATGGCCGAGCTTGACGTGCTGAACGAAGTCGCCCAGGCCAGCGGCCGCGTGGCGCCCATCAGCATCCGCGTCAACCCCAACGTCGACGCCAAGACGCACCCCTACATCTCCACCGGGCTGCGCGGCAACAAGTTCGGCATCGGGCACGAACAGGCGCTGCAGGCCTACCGCCACGCCGCCAGCCTGCCCGGGCTGCGCGTGCAGGGCATCGACTGCCACATCGGTTCGCAGATCACCGACAGCGCGCCCTACCTGGAGGCCATGGACCGCATCCTGGACCTGGTGACGCAGATCGAGGCGGCCGGCATTCGCATCCACCACATCGACTTCGGCGGCGGTCTGGGCATCGACTACAACGGCGATACGCCGCCCCGTGCCGATGACCTGTGGCACGAACTGCTGGCCCGCGTGGACGCGCGCGGCTTTGCCGACCGCCAGATCGTGATCGAGCCGGGCCGTTCGCTGGTCGGCAACGCCGGCGTGTGCGTGACCGAAGTGCTCTACCTCAAGCCCGGCGAGCAGAAGAACTTCTGCATCGTCGACGCCGCCATGAACGACCTGCCCCGCCCCGCGCTGTACGAGGCCTTTCACCGCATCGTGCCGCTGGTTGAAGCCACCGGCGCCGCCACCGTCTACGACGTCGTCGGCCCGGTGTGCGAAAGCGGCGACTGGCTGGGCCGCGACCGCGCGCTGAACGTGCAGGCCGGCGACCGGCTGGCGGTGCTGTCGGCGGGTGCGTACTGCATGAGCATGGCCAGCAACTACAACACCCGCCCGCGCGCTGCCGAGGTGCTGGTCGACGGCGCCCAGTCGCGTGTCATACGCCAGCGCGAGACGGTGCAGGATCTGTGGCGGACGGAAACGCCGTAG
- a CDS encoding protein-methionine-sulfoxide reductase heme-binding subunit MsrQ yields MSASSILLHPAAKPLVFALCLLPVAWLAWGAAAGGLGANPAEALIRGLGDWTLRLLCLTLAVTPLRVRARLPALARYRRMLGLFTFFYACLHLLSYGWLDMGLQVADIGHDILKRPFILVGFVGWLLLVPLAATSFNRAVRALGARQWLALHRLVYAIAPLALLHFFWMRAGKNDFAEVAVYGIVIGALLLERLQRHFQAKSRASA; encoded by the coding sequence ATGAGCGCGTCGTCGATCCTGCTGCATCCGGCGGCCAAGCCGCTGGTCTTCGCGCTGTGCCTGCTGCCTGTGGCCTGGCTGGCTTGGGGCGCGGCGGCGGGTGGGTTGGGTGCCAATCCGGCCGAGGCGCTGATTCGCGGCCTGGGCGACTGGACCTTGCGCCTGCTGTGCCTGACGCTGGCGGTGACGCCGCTGCGCGTGCGCGCCCGCCTGCCGGCGCTGGCGCGCTACCGGCGCATGCTGGGGCTGTTCACGTTCTTCTACGCCTGTCTGCACCTGCTGTCGTATGGCTGGCTCGACATGGGGCTCCAGGTCGCCGACATCGGGCACGACATCCTCAAGCGACCGTTCATCCTGGTCGGCTTTGTGGGCTGGCTGCTGCTGGTGCCGCTGGCGGCGACGTCGTTCAACCGCGCGGTGCGGGCGTTGGGTGCCCGCCAGTGGCTGGCGCTGCACCGGCTGGTCTACGCGATCGCCCCGCTGGCGCTGCTGCACTTCTTCTGGATGCGGGCCGGCAAGAACGACTTTGCCGAGGTGGCGGTGTATGGCATCGTCATCGGGGCGCTGCTGCTCGAGCGCCTGCAGCGACACTTTCAGGCCAAATCACGCGCCAGCGCTTGA
- the msrP gene encoding protein-methionine-sulfoxide reductase catalytic subunit MsrP, producing MLIRIRRDGFDEPSGSDITPRAAYLQRRAWLKALAGGAAGTALAGWAARDALAQSRPGKLAPLAAGKSTVAGAMTMEKTTDYADVTSYNNFYEFGTGKGDPARRAHAMKTQPWSVDVEGLVHKPGRIGLDDLLKLGAMEERIYRLRCVEGWSMVIPWIGYSLSALIQRVQPQGNARYVEFVTRMDEQAMPGLRTPGFDWPYTEALRLDEAMHPLTLLAFGMYGEVLPHQNGAPLRLVVPWKYGFKSIKSVVKLRFVEQQPRTLWQKIGADEYGFYSNVNPDVDHPRWSQATERRIGEDGLFSRKRKTLMFNGYEAQVGQLYAGMDLRKHF from the coding sequence ATGCTGATCCGCATTCGACGCGACGGTTTCGACGAGCCTTCGGGCAGCGACATCACCCCGCGCGCCGCCTATCTGCAGCGCCGCGCGTGGCTGAAGGCGCTGGCGGGCGGCGCAGCGGGCACCGCGCTGGCCGGCTGGGCGGCTCGCGACGCACTGGCGCAGTCGCGGCCCGGCAAGCTGGCGCCGCTGGCCGCGGGCAAGTCCACCGTCGCCGGCGCGATGACGATGGAAAAGACCACCGACTACGCCGACGTGACCAGCTACAACAACTTCTACGAATTCGGCACCGGCAAGGGCGATCCGGCGCGGCGTGCGCACGCCATGAAGACCCAGCCGTGGAGCGTCGACGTCGAAGGGCTGGTGCACAAGCCGGGCCGCATCGGGCTGGACGACCTGCTCAAGCTCGGCGCGATGGAAGAGCGGATTTACCGCCTGCGCTGCGTCGAGGGCTGGTCGATGGTGATTCCGTGGATCGGCTATTCGCTGTCGGCGCTGATCCAGCGCGTGCAGCCGCAGGGCAACGCCCGCTATGTCGAATTCGTCACCCGCATGGACGAGCAGGCCATGCCGGGCCTGCGCACGCCCGGCTTCGACTGGCCGTACACCGAAGCGCTGCGGCTGGACGAGGCCATGCACCCGCTCACGCTGCTGGCCTTTGGCATGTACGGCGAGGTGCTGCCCCACCAGAACGGCGCGCCGCTGCGGCTGGTGGTGCCGTGGAAGTACGGTTTCAAGAGCATCAAGAGCGTCGTGAAGCTGCGCTTCGTGGAGCAGCAGCCGCGCACGCTGTGGCAGAAGATCGGCGCCGACGAGTACGGCTTTTATTCCAACGTCAACCCGGACGTCGACCACCCGCGCTGGAGCCAGGCCACCGAGCGCCGCATCGGCGAAGACGGGCTGTTCAGCCGCAAGCGCAAGACGCTGATGTTCAACGGTTACGAGGCGCAGGTGGGGCAGTTGTATGCCGGCATGGACTTGCGAAAGCATTTCTGA
- the ccsB gene encoding c-type cytochrome biogenesis protein CcsB, whose amino-acid sequence MNTNVATASNATLTLNEGYFSRRTWADWLFALLAVVGAVVAFQRYHGAMDVYEKAILAGTVPVVIWLGWFWRPLRDLMLVVAGLSLLAIWLYDGGNLRRADSVFLLKYFLSSQSAILWMSMLFFMSTVFYWGGMFIRGQQDTLEGLGSRIAWVAVTLALVGTMVRWYEGHQIGPDIGHIPVSNLYEVFVLFCWMTALFYLYYEAQYKTRAMGAFVMLVVSAAVGFLLWYTLVREAHEIQPLVPALKSWWMKLHVPANFIGYGTFALAAMLGFAYLVKQQATETRWYKLTPIWLFGIALCFVPLAFRQRSPAEAGGSYWLGYALIAALIIGGILLGRKRIAERLPSFEVLDDVMYKSIAVGFAFFTIATVLGALWAAEAWGGYWSWDPKETWALIVWLNYAAWLHMRLMKGLRGTVASWWAMAGLAVTTFAFIGVNMFLSGLHSYGSL is encoded by the coding sequence ATGAACACCAACGTTGCCACGGCGTCCAACGCCACCCTGACGCTGAACGAAGGCTATTTCTCCCGCCGCACCTGGGCCGACTGGCTGTTTGCGCTGCTGGCGGTGGTGGGCGCGGTGGTCGCCTTCCAGCGCTACCACGGTGCGATGGACGTGTACGAAAAGGCCATCCTGGCCGGCACCGTGCCGGTGGTCATCTGGCTGGGCTGGTTCTGGCGGCCGCTGCGCGACCTGATGCTGGTGGTGGCGGGCCTGTCGCTGCTGGCGATCTGGCTGTACGACGGCGGCAACCTGCGGCGCGCCGACTCGGTGTTTCTGCTCAAGTACTTCCTGTCCAGCCAGTCCGCCATCCTGTGGATGAGCATGCTGTTCTTCATGAGCACCGTGTTCTACTGGGGCGGCATGTTCATCCGCGGCCAGCAGGACACGCTGGAAGGCCTGGGCAGCCGCATCGCCTGGGTGGCCGTGACGCTGGCGCTGGTCGGCACCATGGTGCGCTGGTACGAAGGCCACCAGATCGGGCCCGACATCGGCCACATCCCGGTCAGCAACCTGTACGAGGTGTTCGTGCTGTTCTGCTGGATGACGGCGCTGTTCTACCTGTACTACGAGGCGCAGTACAAGACGCGCGCCATGGGCGCCTTCGTGATGCTGGTGGTGAGCGCCGCGGTGGGCTTTCTGCTGTGGTACACGCTGGTGCGCGAGGCGCACGAGATCCAGCCGCTGGTGCCGGCGCTGAAAAGCTGGTGGATGAAGCTGCACGTGCCGGCCAACTTCATTGGGTATGGCACCTTTGCGCTGGCGGCCATGCTGGGCTTTGCCTACCTCGTCAAGCAGCAGGCCACCGAAACGCGCTGGTACAAGCTGACGCCGATCTGGCTCTTTGGCATCGCGCTGTGCTTCGTGCCGCTGGCCTTTCGTCAGCGCAGCCCGGCTGAGGCGGGCGGCAGCTACTGGCTGGGCTACGCGCTCATCGCGGCGCTGATCATCGGCGGCATCCTGCTGGGCCGCAAGCGCATCGCCGAGCGGCTGCCCAGCTTCGAGGTGCTGGACGACGTCATGTACAAGTCCATCGCCGTCGGGTTTGCTTTCTTTACCATAGCAACGGTGCTGGGCGCGCTTTGGGCTGCCGAGGCATGGGGCGGTTACTGGAGCTGGGACCCGAAGGAAACCTGGGCCCTGATCGTGTGGCTGAACTACGCCGCCTGGCTGCACATGCGGCTGATGAAAGGGCTGCGCGGCACCGTGGCGTCGTGGTGGGCGATGGCCGGCCTGGCGGTCACCACCTTCGCCTTCATCGGCGTCAACATGTTCCTGTCGGGCCTGCACAGCTACGGCAGCCTGTGA
- a CDS encoding cytochrome c biogenesis protein ResB, with product MTTDTHSTHGLEPRRGSEAWRSAVELLSSMRFAIALLTVICIASVIGTVIKQHEPGVNYVNQFGPFWAELFLALKLNAVYSAWWFLLILAFLVTSTSLCIARNTPKFLADIRNYKENIRHQSLQAFHHKAEGALAAAPADEARRIGQMLAGGGWKVRLQERDTPGGKGWMVAAKAGAANKIGYIAAHSAIVLICLGGLFDGDLFVRALTWVGGKSVYTGGGLVSDVKPEHRLPPTNPAFRGNLLVGEGTASSTAILSQSDGILLQELPFAVELKKFIVEYYSTGMPKLFASDIVIHDKTTGKTTPARVEVNHPVSYDGVQIYQSSFDDGGSSVKLRAVPMNGGMQPFTVEGTIGGRSEITNGSDKMTLEYTALRVINVENLGDDARGAGSGADVRKVDLGHALTQRLGAADKTVTQRQLRNVGPSITYKLRDPAGQAREYHNYMLPVDTGDGSPAFLLGVRASPAENFRYLRIPADDDGSIDGFVHLRAALLDPAQRERAVRRYVAKAVDANRPELADSLAASAARALALFAGAEPVADKKAVGGLQAISDFMESAVPEAERERAADVLLRILNGSLLELNALAREGQGRKPLPENESTQRFMTQAVLALSDAPLYPAPVAFELQDFKQVQASVFQVARAPGKNVVYLGCLLLILGVFAMLYIRERRLWVWLAPQGDGAHATMALSSNRKTLDADREFEQLQRKLLNSS from the coding sequence ATGACCACCGACACCCACAGCACCCACGGCCTCGAGCCCCGGCGCGGCTCCGAGGCCTGGCGTTCGGCGGTCGAATTGCTGTCGTCGATGCGCTTTGCCATCGCGCTGCTCACCGTCATCTGCATCGCCTCGGTGATCGGCACCGTCATCAAGCAGCACGAGCCGGGCGTCAACTACGTCAACCAGTTCGGGCCGTTCTGGGCCGAGCTGTTCCTGGCGCTCAAGCTCAACGCGGTCTACAGCGCGTGGTGGTTCCTGCTGATCCTGGCTTTTCTGGTGACCAGCACGTCGCTGTGCATTGCGCGCAACACGCCCAAGTTTCTGGCCGATATCCGCAACTACAAGGAAAACATCCGCCACCAGAGCCTGCAGGCCTTTCACCACAAGGCCGAAGGCGCCCTGGCCGCCGCGCCCGCCGACGAAGCGCGACGCATCGGCCAGATGCTGGCCGGCGGCGGCTGGAAGGTGCGCCTGCAGGAGCGTGACACGCCGGGCGGCAAGGGCTGGATGGTGGCCGCCAAGGCGGGCGCCGCCAACAAGATCGGCTACATCGCCGCGCACAGCGCCATCGTGCTGATCTGCCTGGGCGGGCTGTTCGATGGCGACCTGTTCGTTCGTGCGCTGACGTGGGTGGGCGGCAAGTCGGTGTACACCGGCGGCGGCCTGGTGTCCGACGTCAAGCCCGAACACCGCCTGCCGCCCACCAACCCGGCCTTCCGCGGCAACCTGCTGGTGGGTGAAGGCACGGCGTCGAGCACTGCCATCCTCAGCCAGTCGGACGGCATTCTGCTGCAGGAACTGCCGTTTGCCGTGGAGCTGAAGAAGTTCATCGTCGAGTACTACTCGACCGGCATGCCCAAGCTGTTCGCCAGCGACATCGTGATCCACGACAAGACCACCGGCAAGACCACGCCGGCGCGCGTCGAAGTGAACCACCCGGTCAGCTATGACGGCGTGCAGATCTACCAGAGCAGCTTTGACGACGGCGGCTCCAGTGTGAAGCTGCGCGCCGTGCCCATGAACGGCGGCATGCAGCCGTTCACGGTCGAAGGCACCATCGGCGGCCGCTCCGAGATCACCAACGGCAGCGACAAGATGACGCTGGAATACACGGCGCTGCGCGTGATCAACGTCGAGAACCTGGGCGACGACGCGCGCGGCGCCGGCTCGGGCGCCGACGTGCGCAAGGTCGACCTGGGCCACGCGCTGACGCAGCGCCTGGGCGCGGCCGACAAGACCGTGACGCAGCGCCAGCTGCGCAACGTGGGCCCCAGCATCACCTACAAGCTGCGCGACCCCGCTGGCCAGGCGCGCGAATACCACAACTACATGCTGCCGGTGGACACGGGCGACGGCTCGCCCGCCTTCCTGCTGGGCGTGCGTGCCTCGCCGGCCGAAAACTTCCGCTACCTGCGCATTCCGGCCGACGACGACGGCAGCATCGACGGCTTTGTGCATCTGCGCGCGGCGCTGCTCGATCCGGCGCAGCGCGAGCGCGCCGTGCGGCGCTATGTGGCGAAGGCCGTCGATGCCAACCGCCCGGAACTGGCCGATTCGCTGGCCGCATCGGCCGCGCGTGCGCTGGCCCTGTTTGCCGGCGCCGAGCCGGTGGCGGACAAGAAGGCCGTGGGTGGCCTGCAGGCCATCTCCGACTTCATGGAGTCGGCGGTGCCCGAAGCCGAGCGCGAGCGCGCCGCCGACGTGCTGCTGCGCATCCTCAACGGCAGCCTGCTGGAGCTGAACGCGCTGGCGCGCGAAGGGCAGGGCAGAAAGCCGTTGCCCGAGAACGAATCCACCCAGCGCTTCATGACGCAGGCGGTGCTGGCGCTGTCGGACGCGCCGCTGTACCCGGCGCCGGTGGCGTTCGAGCTGCAGGACTTCAAGCAGGTGCAGGCCAGCGTGTTCCAGGTGGCGCGAGCCCCGGGCAAGAATGTGGTCTATCTGGGCTGCCTGTTGCTGATTCTGGGCGTCTTTGCCATGCTGTACATCCGCGAGCGACGCCTGTGGGTGTGGCTGGCGCCGCAGGGCGACGGCGCGCACGCCACGATGGCGCTGTCCAGCAACCGCAAGACGCTGGACGCCGACCGCGAATTCGAGCAACTGCAGCGCAAGCTGCTCAACTCCTCCTGA
- a CDS encoding c-type cytochrome, translating to MKSLAVLLATSLLAATASAADAPAAPKVDLAKGSASYAAVCVACHAADGNSTVPLQPKLAGQHPEYTFKQLAEFKSGTRKDPVMQGFAAALSEDDARNVAYWLASQKAKSGFAKEKDLVMMGERIFRGGIADRRIPACAGCHSPNGAGIPAQYPRLAGQHADYTVKQMVAFRDGTRTNNAVMQGVAAKMNDREIKAVSDYIAGLR from the coding sequence ATGAAGTCGCTTGCCGTCCTCCTCGCCACCAGCCTGCTGGCTGCCACCGCCTCGGCCGCCGATGCTCCCGCCGCGCCCAAGGTCGATCTGGCCAAGGGCAGCGCCAGCTACGCCGCCGTGTGCGTCGCCTGCCACGCGGCCGACGGCAACTCCACCGTGCCGCTGCAGCCCAAGCTGGCCGGCCAGCACCCGGAATACACCTTCAAGCAGCTGGCCGAATTCAAGAGCGGCACCCGCAAGGACCCGGTCATGCAGGGCTTTGCCGCCGCGCTGAGCGAAGACGACGCGCGCAACGTCGCGTACTGGCTGGCGTCGCAAAAGGCCAAGTCCGGCTTCGCCAAGGAAAAAGACCTGGTGATGATGGGCGAGCGCATCTTCCGCGGCGGCATTGCCGACCGCCGCATTCCCGCCTGCGCCGGCTGCCACAGCCCCAACGGCGCCGGCATTCCGGCCCAGTACCCTCGCCTGGCCGGCCAGCACGCCGACTACACCGTCAAGCAGATGGTGGCCTTCCGCGACGGCACGCGCACCAACAACGCCGTGATGCAGGGCGTGGCCGCCAAGATGAACGACCGCGAGATCAAGGCGGTGTCCGACTACATTGCCGGCCTGCGCTGA
- the yihA gene encoding ribosome biogenesis GTP-binding protein YihA/YsxC: MNDRPSRPAPSPAADGADAARQALGWLHTARFLTTAAQLHQLPQLDLPEIAFVGRSNAGKSTAINTLTQQTQLAYASKKPGRTQHINLFALGRQGSTDAVLADLPGYGYAAVPLADKQRWQRVMANYLVSRPNLAGIVMLADPRHGLKELDELLLEVIRPRVEQGLPFLILLTKADKLNRTEQNKALQITRLQAGGGTVMLFSALKRQGVEDAALWLRDVVDDAAPAPDDE, encoded by the coding sequence ATGAACGATCGCCCCTCCCGCCCTGCCCCATCCCCCGCCGCCGACGGCGCTGACGCCGCGCGCCAGGCGCTCGGCTGGCTGCACACGGCCCGCTTTCTGACCACCGCGGCGCAGCTGCACCAGCTGCCCCAGCTCGACCTGCCGGAAATCGCCTTCGTCGGCCGCTCCAACGCCGGCAAGTCGACCGCCATCAACACGCTGACGCAGCAGACGCAACTGGCCTACGCCTCCAAGAAGCCGGGGCGCACGCAGCACATCAACCTGTTCGCGCTGGGCCGACAGGGCAGCACCGACGCCGTGCTGGCCGACCTGCCCGGCTACGGCTACGCCGCCGTGCCGCTGGCCGACAAGCAGCGCTGGCAGCGCGTGATGGCCAACTACCTCGTCAGCCGCCCTAACCTGGCCGGCATCGTGATGCTGGCCGATCCGCGCCACGGCCTGAAGGAACTGGACGAGCTGCTGCTCGAAGTCATCCGCCCGCGCGTCGAGCAGGGTCTGCCCTTCCTCATCCTGCTGACCAAGGCCGACAAGCTGAACCGCACGGAGCAGAACAAGGCGCTGCAGATCACGCGCCTGCAGGCCGGCGGCGGCACGGTGATGCTGTTTTCGGCGCTCAAGCGCCAGGGCGTGGAAGACGCCGCGCTGTGGCTGCGCGACGTGGTGGATGACGCCGCGCCGGCGCCGGATGACGAATAA